The Metabacillus sediminilitoris genome window below encodes:
- the tkt gene encoding transketolase, translating to MSETVETLAVNTIRTLSIDAINRANSGHPGLPMGAAPMAYALWANQLNHNPQNAKWFDRDRFVLSAGHGSSLLYSLLHLTGYDVSIEDLKGFRKLNSKTPGHPEFGHTDGVEATTGPLGQGIANAVGMAMAEAHLAAKFNKEGFPVIDHYTYALVGDGDLMEGISYEAMSMAGHMKLGKLIALYDSNDISLDGTLNLSFSENIQKRAESANWHYLRVDDGNNVAEITKAIELAKENTEQPTIIEIRTIIGYGSPKVAGTNKAHGNPLGLEEAKATKQSYKWEFEEEFYVPEEVKAHFQELKQKGIGKENQWKELFHSYKKAYPELAIELEKAINGEVLIEVKDILTFDKEKSVSTRVASGEAINHFVKQVPAIFGGSADLSHSTMTDIKDQEKFAFDSFAGRNIYFGVREHAMGAAGNGMALHGGVKPFVSTFFVFNDYLRPSIRLAALQKLPITYVFTHDSIAVGEDGPTHEPIEHLAALRAIPGLTVIRPSDANETASAWGYALNQTEGPVALVLSRQNLPVFDETQANIENLSKGAYVLTQTNENPDVILLATGSEVSLAVSAKAELEKDHVSVRVVAMPSWELFSRQSDEYKEQVLPSSITNRVAIEMGISLGWERYVGMDGKIVSIETFGASGTGAAVMELFGFTTENIVQTTKTLLKK from the coding sequence ATGAGTGAAACAGTTGAAACTTTAGCTGTAAATACGATTCGAACATTATCTATTGATGCCATTAACCGTGCAAATTCAGGTCATCCTGGTTTACCGATGGGTGCCGCACCTATGGCTTACGCGTTATGGGCTAATCAATTAAACCATAATCCGCAAAATGCAAAATGGTTTGACCGTGACCGCTTTGTTCTTTCTGCAGGTCATGGCTCTAGCTTGTTATATAGCTTATTACATCTAACAGGATATGATGTTTCCATTGAGGATTTGAAAGGCTTCCGTAAATTAAATAGCAAAACACCTGGTCATCCTGAATTTGGTCACACTGATGGTGTTGAGGCTACAACAGGTCCATTAGGTCAAGGGATTGCAAATGCAGTTGGTATGGCAATGGCAGAAGCTCATTTAGCTGCAAAATTTAATAAAGAAGGTTTCCCTGTTATCGATCATTATACCTATGCTTTAGTAGGAGATGGGGATTTAATGGAAGGTATCTCCTATGAAGCAATGTCAATGGCTGGCCATATGAAGCTTGGGAAATTGATTGCATTGTATGATTCAAATGACATCTCATTAGATGGAACTTTGAATCTCTCTTTCTCAGAAAATATTCAAAAAAGAGCAGAATCTGCTAATTGGCATTATTTACGAGTTGATGATGGGAATAATGTGGCAGAGATCACAAAAGCAATTGAATTGGCAAAAGAAAACACAGAGCAACCAACAATTATTGAGATAAGAACGATTATTGGTTATGGGAGCCCAAAAGTTGCTGGAACAAATAAGGCTCATGGGAATCCGCTAGGTCTTGAAGAAGCAAAAGCGACAAAACAAAGTTACAAATGGGAATTTGAAGAGGAATTCTACGTACCTGAAGAAGTGAAAGCTCATTTCCAAGAATTAAAACAAAAAGGCATTGGTAAAGAAAATCAATGGAAAGAGTTATTTCATTCTTATAAAAAAGCATACCCAGAACTAGCGATCGAACTAGAAAAAGCGATTAATGGAGAAGTATTAATAGAAGTAAAAGATATCTTGACGTTCGATAAAGAAAAATCGGTATCTACTCGTGTAGCTAGTGGAGAAGCAATCAACCACTTTGTAAAGCAAGTTCCTGCTATTTTTGGAGGAAGTGCCGACCTTTCTCACTCAACAATGACAGATATCAAAGACCAAGAAAAATTTGCTTTCGATTCTTTTGCAGGTCGTAATATTTACTTTGGTGTTCGTGAACACGCAATGGGAGCTGCAGGTAACGGGATGGCCCTTCATGGGGGAGTGAAACCATTTGTAAGTACATTCTTTGTATTCAATGATTACTTACGCCCTTCTATTCGTTTAGCAGCATTACAAAAACTACCTATTACGTATGTATTTACACATGATTCAATTGCAGTAGGGGAAGATGGTCCAACACATGAACCAATTGAACATTTGGCTGCACTTCGGGCAATTCCAGGACTAACGGTTATTCGCCCATCTGATGCAAATGAAACGGCAAGTGCATGGGGCTACGCTTTAAACCAAACAGAAGGTCCGGTTGCATTAGTTCTAAGTCGTCAAAACTTACCTGTTTTTGATGAAACACAAGCAAATATTGAAAACCTTTCTAAAGGTGCCTATGTGTTAACTCAAACGAATGAAAATCCGGATGTCATACTCCTTGCTACTGGATCAGAGGTTTCCTTAGCAGTCAGTGCGAAAGCAGAACTTGAAAAAGATCATGTCTCAGTTCGAGTTGTTGCAATGCCAAGTTGGGAACTTTTCAGTCGCCAATCTGATGAATATAAAGAGCAAGTATTACCTTCATCTATTACAAACCGAGTGGCAATTGAAATGGGAATCTCGCTTGGTTGGGAACGCTACGTAGGAATGGATGGAAAAATAGTTTCAATTGAGACATTCGGTGCTTCTGGAACAGGAGCTGCTGTCATGGAGTTATTCGGATTTACAACAGAAAACATTGTTCAAACAACAAAAACTTTATTGAAAAAATAA
- the gnd gene encoding phosphogluconate dehydrogenase (NAD(+)-dependent, decarboxylating) produces MQVGLIGLGKMGLNLGKNLIDHKHQVVAYDLNINAVEEIKKYGAEGTTNIKDLIQSLEQPRILWIMVPHPVVDSVLTEITPLLDKGDIVIEAGNSHYKESIRRYNQMKEFGVSYMDAGTSGGMEGARNGANYMIGGDPEAWAVVEPIFRDTAVDKGYIYAGKPGSGHFLKMVHNGIEYGMMAAIGEGFEVLEKSEFDYDYEQVARVWNNGSVIRSWLMELTENAFAKDAKLDDIKGIMHSSGEAKWTLETALDLQTATPVIAMSLLMRYRSLDTDTFNGKVVAALRNEFGGHAVEKNE; encoded by the coding sequence ATGCAAGTCGGCTTAATTGGATTAGGAAAAATGGGATTAAATCTGGGGAAAAACTTAATTGACCATAAACATCAAGTTGTGGCATATGATTTAAATATTAATGCTGTAGAAGAAATAAAAAAATATGGTGCGGAAGGTACGACGAATATTAAAGATCTTATTCAGTCATTAGAGCAACCAAGAATTTTGTGGATTATGGTACCACATCCTGTTGTTGATTCAGTTCTAACTGAAATCACTCCATTGTTGGATAAAGGAGATATCGTTATCGAGGCTGGTAATTCACACTACAAAGAATCCATACGTCGCTACAATCAAATGAAAGAATTTGGTGTTAGCTATATGGATGCTGGAACATCTGGCGGAATGGAAGGTGCTCGTAATGGAGCAAACTACATGATAGGAGGTGATCCTGAAGCTTGGGCGGTTGTTGAACCTATTTTCCGTGATACAGCTGTAGATAAAGGTTATATCTATGCAGGAAAACCAGGAAGCGGCCACTTCTTGAAAATGGTACACAATGGTATTGAATATGGCATGATGGCTGCAATTGGTGAAGGATTTGAGGTTTTAGAAAAAAGTGAATTTGATTATGACTATGAACAAGTAGCAAGAGTATGGAATAACGGCTCAGTTATTCGTTCATGGCTAATGGAGCTTACTGAAAATGCCTTCGCTAAAGATGCGAAACTTGATGATATAAAAGGGATTATGCATTCATCAGGTGAAGCAAAATGGACGCTTGAAACAGCGTTAGACTTACAAACTGCAACACCAGTCATCGCAATGTCATTATTAATGCGTTACAGATCACTAGATACTGATACATTTAATGGTAAAGTTGTCGCAGCACTTCGCAACGAGTTTGGCGGACATGCTGTGGAAAAGAATGAATAA
- the fsa gene encoding fructose-6-phosphate aldolase, with protein MKFFIDTANLEDIKKAYKMGVLSGVTTNPSLVAKEGVKFEDRIEEILQAVPEVESVSAEVTPDAVTAEEMIAQAEELIKINGGDKNITIKVPMTVAGLEATRYLTKKGVKTNVTLIFTVNQALLAARAGATYVSPFLGRLDDISEDGVQLVAKIAELFRIHQLESQIIAASVRHPDHVTRVAMAGAHIATIPYSVIEQLTKHPLTDQGIEKFAADWENAPKN; from the coding sequence ATGAAATTTTTTATCGATACTGCAAATCTAGAGGATATTAAAAAAGCGTATAAAATGGGCGTTTTATCTGGTGTAACAACAAATCCATCTTTAGTTGCTAAAGAAGGTGTGAAATTCGAAGATCGTATTGAAGAAATTTTACAAGCAGTACCAGAAGTTGAATCAGTTTCAGCAGAAGTAACACCTGACGCAGTAACCGCTGAAGAAATGATCGCACAAGCAGAAGAGCTGATTAAAATTAATGGTGGAGATAAAAACATCACAATCAAAGTTCCGATGACAGTTGCAGGTTTAGAGGCAACTCGATACCTTACTAAAAAAGGTGTAAAAACAAATGTGACTCTTATCTTTACAGTAAACCAAGCGTTATTAGCTGCTCGAGCAGGTGCAACATATGTCTCTCCATTCTTAGGACGTTTAGATGATATTTCTGAAGATGGCGTACAATTAGTAGCTAAAATAGCTGAATTATTCCGTATTCATCAATTAGAATCACAAATCATTGCTGCTTCTGTTCGTCACCCAGATCACGTTACACGTGTAGCAATGGCAGGTGCCCACATTGCAACGATTCCTTACAGTGTCATTGAGCAACTAACGAAACACCCATTAACAGATCAAGGTATCGAAAAATTCGCTGCTGATTGGGAAAATGCACCTAAAAACTAA
- a CDS encoding glucose-6-phosphate isomerase, with the protein MSITFDYSNALPFIGQHEVDYLNESVKAAHHMLHEKKGPGSDFLGWVDLPSNYDKEEFSRIKKAAERIRSHSDALIVIGIGGSYLGARAAIEALTHTFHNQMNGSTQVYFAGQNISSTYITHLLEMLEGKDISINVISKSGTTTEPAVAFRIFRDYMEKKYGKEEVKNRIFVTTDKEKGALKQLADAEGYESFVIPEDVGGRYSVLTAVGLLPIATAGLNIDRMMEGAAAAAEKYNNPELSTNESYQYAAVRNALYRKGKTIELLVNYEPSLHYVSEWWKQLNGESEGKDQKGLFPASVDFSTDLHSMGQYVQEGRRDLIETVLQVKKPQIELTIQEDPDNIDGLNFLAGKTMDEVNKKAFQGTVLAHVDGGVPNLVIELDELTEFTFGEMVYFFEKATAISGHLLGVNPFDQPGVEAYKTNMFALLGKPGFEKEKETLLKRLSK; encoded by the coding sequence ATGTCTATTACATTTGATTACTCAAATGCATTACCATTTATCGGGCAACATGAAGTGGATTATCTAAACGAATCTGTCAAAGCTGCACATCATATGCTTCATGAAAAAAAAGGCCCTGGTTCCGATTTTCTAGGTTGGGTGGATTTGCCTAGCAATTATGACAAAGAAGAATTTTCAAGAATTAAAAAAGCGGCTGAAAGAATTCGCAGTCATTCTGATGCTCTTATTGTAATTGGAATAGGTGGTTCATATTTAGGAGCAAGAGCTGCAATCGAAGCACTTACACATACGTTTCACAACCAAATGAATGGCAGTACTCAAGTATATTTTGCAGGTCAAAATATTAGCTCTACTTATATTACACATTTACTTGAAATGTTAGAAGGAAAAGATATCTCGATCAACGTGATTTCAAAATCAGGTACAACAACTGAACCAGCTGTTGCATTTCGTATTTTCCGTGACTATATGGAGAAAAAATACGGCAAAGAAGAAGTGAAAAACCGCATTTTTGTTACAACAGATAAAGAAAAAGGCGCACTAAAACAACTAGCAGATGCTGAAGGCTATGAATCTTTTGTAATTCCAGAGGATGTAGGGGGAAGATATTCTGTTTTGACAGCAGTAGGTCTTCTGCCGATTGCGACAGCTGGACTTAATATTGACCGCATGATGGAAGGTGCGGCGGCTGCTGCGGAAAAATACAATAATCCAGAGCTTTCAACAAATGAAAGTTACCAATATGCTGCAGTACGTAATGCCTTATACCGTAAAGGGAAAACAATCGAGCTGTTAGTAAACTATGAACCTTCCTTACATTATGTTTCTGAGTGGTGGAAACAATTAAATGGAGAAAGTGAAGGGAAAGACCAAAAAGGACTATTTCCTGCATCAGTTGATTTTTCAACAGATTTACATTCAATGGGACAATATGTGCAAGAAGGTCGCCGTGATCTAATTGAAACTGTCCTCCAAGTTAAAAAGCCACAGATTGAACTGACCATTCAAGAAGATCCAGATAATATTGATGGGTTGAACTTTTTGGCAGGAAAAACAATGGATGAAGTAAACAAAAAGGCTTTCCAAGGAACAGTACTAGCTCATGTTGACGGAGGAGTACCAAATTTAGTCATCGAATTGGATGAATTAACGGAATTTACATTCGGTGAAATGGTGTACTTCTTTGAAAAAGCTACTGCAATCAGTGGACATTTATTAGGCGTAAATCCGTTTGATCAACCAGGTGTTGAAGCATATAAAACGAATATGTTTGCATTACTAGGCAAGCCAGGATTTGAAAAGGAAAAAGAGACTTTACTTAAACGATTATCTAAATAA
- a CDS encoding FMN-dependent NADH-azoreductase, which translates to MNVLVVKANNRPASDAVSSKMYETFMENIEGVNVTTYDVFAEDMPYFGQELFNAFGKVESGEEMTDVEQRLLTAKQKAMDALTAADVVVFAFPLWNLTIPAKLQTFIDYVYQAGFTFKYDENGQAVQLMTDKKAIILSARGGVYSTPEAAPMEMAATYIKNVVGGVFGMEIIDEVIIEGHNAMPDQAQTIIAEGLEKVAAVAKNVAAVTV; encoded by the coding sequence ATGAACGTATTAGTAGTAAAAGCAAATAACCGCCCAGCTTCAGATGCTGTATCAAGTAAAATGTATGAAACTTTCATGGAGAACATAGAAGGTGTAAACGTAACAACCTATGATGTATTTGCAGAAGATATGCCTTACTTTGGACAAGAGTTATTCAACGCTTTCGGTAAAGTAGAATCAGGCGAAGAAATGACAGATGTTGAACAACGACTTTTAACTGCAAAACAAAAAGCAATGGATGCATTAACAGCAGCAGACGTAGTTGTATTTGCGTTCCCATTATGGAACTTAACAATCCCAGCTAAATTACAAACATTCATCGACTATGTGTACCAAGCTGGTTTTACATTCAAATATGATGAAAATGGCCAAGCAGTACAATTAATGACTGACAAAAAAGCGATTATTCTAAGTGCACGTGGTGGCGTCTACTCAACACCAGAAGCGGCACCTATGGAAATGGCTGCTACTTATATTAAAAATGTTGTTGGCGGCGTATTCGGTATGGAAATCATTGATGAAGTGATTATTGAAGGTCATAATGCAATGCCAGATCAAGCACAAACCATTATTGCTGAAGGTTTAGAAAAAGTTGCAGCTGTGGCAAAAAATGTAGCAGCAGTAACAGTTTAA
- a CDS encoding MarR family winged helix-turn-helix transcriptional regulator: protein MRNNTRGSLIWLRLMRFTNQSNQLSNDFLKRFDLTTAQFDVLMQIQVYQPLTQIELAEKVTVTQGGISRMLARLEKEGYIVRKQDWKTKTISLTEKGEAILEEAMPAQLAFQSSFFEDVLNEEETKTLYSLMTRVHKHSQKKELPPE, encoded by the coding sequence ATGCGGAATAATACGAGGGGATCGTTAATCTGGTTACGTTTGATGCGTTTTACGAACCAAAGTAATCAGCTGTCGAATGATTTTTTAAAGAGATTTGATTTAACAACTGCACAATTTGATGTGCTCATGCAAATTCAAGTGTATCAGCCACTCACTCAAATTGAGTTAGCTGAAAAAGTAACGGTCACGCAAGGCGGGATTTCCCGTATGCTTGCTCGACTTGAGAAAGAAGGCTATATTGTGCGTAAGCAAGATTGGAAAACGAAAACAATTAGCCTTACTGAGAAGGGAGAAGCGATTTTAGAAGAGGCGATGCCAGCTCAGCTAGCGTTTCAATCGTCATTCTTTGAAGATGTATTAAACGAGGAAGAAACGAAAACATTATACTCATTGATGACACGTGTTCATAAACATAGCCAAAAGAAAGAATTACCGCCTGAATAA
- a CDS encoding ring-cleaving dioxygenase yields MYKIPGHHHISMITKNAQMNNQFYQKVLGLRRVKKTVNQDNPSMYHLFYGDLTGSAGTELSFFEMPIAGRTTRGTNAITQIGLLVPSFESLEYWKKRFELLDVKHGEITTYAGRKALPFEDTEGLRLILLNNNDEEIPEYWSTWEDSIVEQKHQILGMGTVEITVRYLERTAKTLKDMFGYVEVARSEKEAIYQSVAGQAFGEIVVKQQEGPSEKPGRGSIHHLAIRVKNEEELIFWDKVVKDHGFQSTGVVDRFYFQSLYFRDSNGILFEIATDGPGFTTDSTIEALGENLDLPPFLEEKRSEIEASLKPLD; encoded by the coding sequence ATGTATAAAATTCCTGGACACCACCATATTTCGATGATTACAAAAAACGCTCAGATGAATAATCAATTTTATCAAAAGGTATTAGGCTTACGCAGGGTAAAAAAGACTGTCAACCAAGATAATCCTTCTATGTATCACTTATTTTACGGAGATTTAACAGGAAGTGCAGGTACAGAGCTATCCTTTTTTGAAATGCCGATTGCTGGAAGAACGACTCGTGGAACAAATGCAATTACGCAAATTGGTTTACTTGTACCATCATTTGAAAGTCTTGAATATTGGAAAAAGCGTTTTGAGCTATTAGATGTTAAGCACGGAGAAATTACAACATACGCAGGCCGAAAAGCACTTCCATTTGAAGATACAGAAGGGTTACGCCTTATTTTACTTAATAATAACGACGAAGAAATACCAGAATACTGGTCGACTTGGGAAGATTCTATCGTGGAGCAAAAGCATCAAATTTTAGGTATGGGGACTGTGGAAATAACAGTGCGTTATTTGGAAAGAACGGCTAAAACGTTAAAGGATATGTTCGGCTATGTAGAAGTAGCTCGTTCAGAAAAAGAGGCAATTTATCAGTCTGTTGCAGGGCAGGCATTTGGCGAAATTGTTGTGAAGCAGCAAGAGGGGCCGAGTGAAAAGCCAGGTCGAGGAAGTATTCATCATTTGGCAATTCGTGTGAAAAATGAGGAAGAGCTCATTTTTTGGGACAAAGTGGTGAAAGATCATGGCTTCCAGTCAACAGGTGTTGTTGACCGTTTTTACTTCCAAAGCTTATATTTCCGAGATTCGAATGGTATTTTATTCGAAATTGCGACAGATGGACCTGGATTTACAACAGATTCAACGATCGAAGCATTAGGAGAAAATTTAGATTTACCACCATTCTTAGAAGAAAAACGTTCAGAAATTGAAGCAAGTTTAAAGCCACTTGATTAA
- a CDS encoding LLM class flavin-dependent oxidoreductase, translating to MEQYRIDTNKGIEFGLYSIGEHLPNPLTGSRISAEQRIHELIEASKLADEAGLDVFAVGESHQTYFTTQAHTVILGAIAQATKNIKIASSATVLSTSDPVRVYEDFATLDLISKGRAEIVAGRGSRVGAYSLLGYDVRDYEELFEEKMELLMKINAEEKVTWEGQFRAPLENASILPQPKNGHLPIWRAVGGPPASAIKAGYAGVPMMLTTLGGPAINFKVAVDAYREAAERNGFDPEGLPIATTSLFYTAENSQDALREYYPHVNSGMQALKGGGYPKQQFAQATDYRDALMVGSPQQIIEKMLYQYELYGQQRFLAEIDFGGVPFDKIAKNIELIATEILPAIKKHTVKK from the coding sequence ATGGAACAATATCGTATTGATACAAATAAAGGAATTGAATTTGGATTATATTCGATTGGTGAACATTTACCAAACCCATTAACAGGAAGTCGTATTAGCGCCGAACAACGTATTCATGAATTAATTGAGGCAAGTAAGCTAGCAGATGAGGCGGGACTTGATGTATTTGCTGTCGGTGAAAGCCATCAAACATATTTTACAACACAAGCCCATACGGTCATTTTAGGTGCTATTGCACAAGCAACAAAAAATATTAAAATTGCTAGCTCAGCAACGGTGTTAAGTACGTCAGACCCCGTTCGTGTATACGAAGATTTTGCGACACTCGATTTAATCTCAAAAGGTCGAGCTGAAATTGTTGCTGGACGTGGATCACGTGTTGGGGCGTATAGCTTGCTTGGTTATGATGTTCGTGATTATGAAGAATTATTTGAAGAAAAAATGGAACTTCTTATGAAGATAAATGCCGAAGAAAAGGTGACATGGGAAGGTCAATTCCGTGCACCACTGGAAAATGCGTCTATTCTTCCACAACCTAAAAATGGCCATCTGCCGATTTGGCGTGCTGTAGGTGGCCCGCCAGCAAGTGCCATTAAAGCAGGTTATGCAGGTGTACCAATGATGCTGACGACACTTGGTGGCCCAGCGATTAATTTTAAAGTAGCTGTAGATGCTTATCGTGAGGCAGCTGAGCGAAATGGTTTTGACCCAGAAGGACTTCCAATTGCAACAACAAGTTTATTTTACACGGCAGAAAATTCACAGGATGCACTTCGTGAATACTATCCACATGTGAATTCAGGTATGCAGGCATTAAAAGGTGGTGGCTATCCAAAGCAACAGTTCGCACAAGCAACTGACTATCGTGATGCGTTAATGGTTGGTAGCCCACAGCAAATTATTGAAAAAATGCTCTATCAATATGAACTATATGGTCAACAGAGATTCTTGGCAGAAATTGATTTTGGTGGCGTACCATTCGATAAAATTGCGAAAAATATTGAGCTGATCGCAACAGAGATTTTGCCAGCAATTAAGAAACATACAGTCAAAAAATAA
- a CDS encoding NADPH-dependent FMN reductase, whose amino-acid sequence MKIVGISGSNVGSKTRTAIDYTLKMARKKYPDADITLLDLAEYEIVFSDGRNYWEYEGDTKYVTETIMAADAIIIGTPVFQASIPAILKNIFDLLPVNAFRDKVVSMLVTAGTPKHYLMVEQQLKPILAYMKAQIVQTYVFIEEKDFHRKEMTNDDVLFRIERLVEDTVVLTETFTSIREAKEAEYDF is encoded by the coding sequence ATGAAAATCGTAGGAATTTCTGGCTCTAACGTAGGGTCTAAAACAAGAACAGCGATTGATTATACACTCAAAATGGCTCGTAAAAAATATCCAGATGCAGATATTACATTGCTTGACCTCGCAGAATACGAAATAGTCTTTAGTGATGGACGTAATTATTGGGAATATGAGGGCGACACAAAGTATGTAACAGAAACAATCATGGCAGCTGATGCCATCATTATTGGTACACCTGTTTTCCAAGCATCTATTCCCGCTATATTAAAGAATATATTTGATTTACTTCCAGTAAACGCATTTCGCGATAAAGTTGTAAGTATGCTTGTGACAGCTGGTACACCAAAGCATTACTTAATGGTAGAACAACAATTAAAACCTATTTTGGCTTATATGAAAGCACAAATCGTTCAGACCTATGTATTTATCGAAGAAAAGGATTTTCATCGGAAAGAAATGACAAATGATGATGTGTTATTCCGAATTGAGCGTTTGGTCGAAGATACAGTAGTACTAACTGAAACATTTACGAGTATTCGTGAAGCTAAAGAAGCAGAATACGATTTTTAA
- a CDS encoding HesB/YadR/YfhF family protein, with translation MNFEVSKEAAEWYKNEMDLEQGDYVRYYIQLYGGIPTVHPNYSLGVSIGKEGNIAIKDVVEGITFYFNDEDSWFLEEFNMKVVLEKEELEFIFHRK, from the coding sequence ATGAATTTTGAGGTGAGTAAAGAAGCAGCAGAATGGTATAAAAACGAAATGGATTTAGAGCAAGGCGATTATGTTCGATACTACATTCAGCTCTACGGTGGTATTCCTACTGTCCATCCGAATTATTCTTTAGGTGTATCAATAGGAAAAGAAGGAAATATTGCTATTAAAGATGTGGTCGAAGGAATTACTTTTTACTTTAATGATGAAGATTCCTGGTTTTTGGAGGAATTTAATATGAAAGTTGTTTTAGAGAAAGAAGAGTTAGAATTTATTTTTCATAGAAAGTAG
- a CDS encoding winged helix-turn-helix transcriptional regulator, with the protein MSETIHQDKVCEKIEQSYHILGKKWMGLIIHALMEGPKRFSEIQTFIPDLSKRMLNERMKELEECGIVLRNVITDRPVRTEYSLTKKGHELGRALEAVEVWAEKWL; encoded by the coding sequence ATGAGTGAGACAATTCACCAAGATAAAGTTTGTGAAAAAATAGAACAATCTTACCATATACTAGGAAAAAAATGGATGGGTCTAATTATTCACGCATTAATGGAAGGTCCTAAAAGGTTTAGCGAAATTCAAACATTTATTCCAGATTTAAGCAAGAGAATGTTAAATGAACGGATGAAAGAACTTGAGGAATGTGGAATTGTTCTTAGAAACGTTATTACAGACCGTCCTGTTAGAACTGAGTACTCCTTAACCAAAAAGGGACATGAATTAGGAAGAGCATTAGAAGCAGTAGAAGTATGGGCTGAAAAATGGTTATAA
- a CDS encoding DoxX family protein, which yields MINKNEVGALILRLTLGLLFFIHGLVKFQDGIGNTVGWFNSIGIPGFLGYVVPFVELVGGIALIIGIGTRLVSTFIAIIMIGAIFKVKLAIGLLGNGQMAGYELDLAFLAIAIYLAINGSKLLSTYQIFLNKDRYSNKTA from the coding sequence ATGATAAATAAAAATGAAGTTGGAGCACTTATATTACGTTTGACATTAGGACTTTTGTTTTTCATACACGGTTTAGTAAAGTTTCAAGACGGAATCGGAAATACTGTTGGTTGGTTTAATTCAATCGGTATTCCAGGATTTTTGGGGTATGTTGTTCCATTTGTTGAGCTAGTTGGCGGTATTGCGTTAATAATTGGTATTGGAACTAGACTTGTATCAACTTTCATTGCAATTATCATGATTGGTGCTATTTTTAAAGTGAAATTAGCTATTGGTTTACTAGGTAATGGTCAAATGGCAGGTTACGAATTAGATTTAGCCTTCTTGGCTATAGCAATATATCTAGCGATTAATGGCAGTAAGTTATTATCTACTTATCAAATATTCCTTAATAAAGATAGATATTCTAATAAGACTGCTTAA
- a CDS encoding nitroreductase family protein translates to MTKDFYAALKERRSYYGINKDIKVSDERIKEIVEFAVKYTPSAFNSQTARLVILSGASHDKLWDLTTETLRKVVGDGNFEGTQQKMDSFKAGYGTVLFFEDEVVIKSLQEQFAQYADNFPIWSNQASGMHQLVVWTALEAEGLGASLQHYNPLIDDEVKEEWNIPRNWKLIAQMPFGNPTAPVVEKEFLPLEDRVKFFK, encoded by the coding sequence ATGACTAAAGATTTTTACGCTGCACTTAAAGAAAGACGTTCTTATTATGGAATAAATAAAGATATAAAAGTTTCTGATGAAAGGATCAAAGAAATTGTAGAATTTGCTGTGAAATATACTCCATCTGCTTTTAACTCTCAAACTGCACGTCTTGTTATATTATCAGGTGCTTCTCATGATAAATTATGGGATCTTACGACTGAAACCTTAAGAAAAGTTGTTGGAGATGGTAATTTTGAAGGCACTCAACAAAAAATGGATTCCTTTAAAGCTGGTTATGGAACTGTTTTATTCTTTGAAGATGAAGTAGTAATAAAATCACTTCAAGAACAATTCGCTCAATATGCTGACAATTTCCCAATCTGGTCCAACCAAGCATCAGGAATGCACCAATTAGTTGTATGGACAGCATTAGAAGCAGAGGGGTTAGGAGCATCGTTACAACACTATAATCCTCTAATTGATGATGAAGTGAAAGAAGAGTGGAACATCCCAAGAAACTGGAAATTGATTGCACAAATGCCATTTGGTAATCCAACAGCACCTGTTGTTGAAAAAGAATTCCTACCGCTTGAGGATCGTGTTAAATTTTTCAAATAA